TCATGAAAAGCATTTCCACACAAGGAGGCAGGCGGCCGGGAAGCTTTGCTTCTAGAATGCTGACTACATGGAAACAGATGTTTTCTAAGTTTATTCTAATTCTTGCTGCCCGCTCGATTTTGAGATGTTCCCGAGAAGAAAGAGCTCGCGAGAAAGCTCGTCAGTGGAAATTGTAAAAAGTCTCGATTCCGAGGAAGGTGTAGTCGGGGTCGACCATAATTTTCCAAGTAAGAGATAGAATCCCACTAATTGGAAGGAAAAGGAGGGCTTCGATCCATAGCGATTCGGTTCCTTGGTGTGGAGCCATAAAAGAGAGAGCTCGTAGGCCTTATTCCGCATATCAAAGAGTGACTTCCCCATTCATTCGAAGGAGTCTTTTAGTATAGAACAGAGGCATTCTGGGCCAACTACATGCGCATCTAGTGCAGTGGATTGGAAGTAAGCTACCTTGACCATCTTCCAAAGTTATAAATAATCTACCGATCGAAGGCTGTAAGGGCGGACTGCTTAACATTCAGCCACACCACAGTGACCCCCGAAGCGATCTTCTTCTAGTTGCGGGACGAAATCTGATAGCCAATTGTCAGCTCTGAATAACCAGCCCAGCAATAAGCTCAATTCTTCCATAACATTACCGGGCGGGGTTGCACGCGAGCCGAGTGACGTAGGTGCACAAGAGTACTTTATGCCACAACCATCTCTTTTTTATAGGTTATACGGACCGATGCCTGCTGCTTCATCTGGGAGAAAAGAATCATAGATATGCTGGTCATTAGAAGGAAGAACCGCCATAAAAAGATTCCTCGTGTATCATCTGTAGCAAAACTATGAACGGGAGCTAGCAATCCGGACCGTATTGAAGAGGTTCCTGAGACACAGCATGGAAGAGTCACAATATTAAGAAACGAGGTCCAAGAATGAAGAAGGGGTAGAATTACTGAATGAATACGAGCTGTGGCTAATACCCGAGGCATAAAAGAAGCATTTTATACGGGGTCCCAAAACCACCAGCCACCCCGACCTAATTCATGATGAGCCTACCAACTTCCTGGCAAAATGCCTACGGTTAAAAACCACCGACATATCAAGATCCAAATTCGAATTGGTTCCTGGTCCTGGTCAGAGACCATTGTGTTCGTGGCGGCGGTCCAACAAAGAGGCGAAGTAGTGGTATCTTTCTTTCCATTACGAACAACACGCTTCGCCTGCTCCCTCCCCATGTCCACTAGCGCTCCTGTCCAGAGCGAAGAGAGGGCAAAAAAGCATCGTCGAAGCAGCATAAGCAGGCTTCTATTGCTACGTAACAATAGAGCAGGATAGCATTTTATGCCCACATGTTTGAATTTGAGGGTAAAGAGCTCGCTTGTTATACGGGATCTGACGCATCCAGTAGAGCGAAACAACGTTCCATTCTTTTCGGCGGCATCCTTCCGCATTGGCGGCGAGTGGAGTGCCACAATCCCATTCATCATTTTTGATCTACATAAGCCAAAGCCTATAGCACTGGCGACGTCTCCGGCATAAATGCAAGGAGGATGTATAGCTGATATAGGATCTTGTGCAACAGGATTTGATTCTGCAAGTGGTTCGATACGAACGAATAAATTTCGAACAAAAGGGTCGGAACTCGCTGATAGGAAAGGAGAGAAAAACAAAGCAATGCCAAGAGCTCCGTCAATCCGCTGTTCATCGATAGATGAAGCTCTCTCTTTATCATCTCGTGCCAGATGCAACAAAGGACTCATCCTTTTTCTTTCTCGCGAACCGCGGGAGAGCCTAGCGCCCAGAGGAGCAAAGCTCATTTTCCTTTCAGGGTAAAGCGGCACATAAACATAAAAAAGGGCTGGCCCGTCAAAAGTCCGATTCCTTCGCGAACGAAGCTCAGAATCAACAAAGGTTCGTAGAACGAAGGGAGTGTACAACTGGGGTGCAGCCCTACTTTTTTGTTCGTAACGAGGGAGAGATAGGATGGAGTTCTTCACGAAGTTCGAGACAAAGGAATAAAAAATAGTTTCTCTATGGCCTCCTCATTTTGAGACATTATGGCTTTGGGGTCGACCCCGGTAATAAAGAAGGAATCCATAAAAACTTAGGATCCAACACCATGATAAAATACTACCCTCATGATTAGACCATGTCCCTGAGATTTGATAAAAGAAAGGTGCATTAGCAGTTAATACGGTGTAATTGGATAAGTTATTAGGAATATGACGGAACGAAAGACCaaggaaagaaagaagaatgCACCAAAATGCAAGTGCTGCACCAAACGCTGGTGGTTGTTTCTTGTTGTAAGTGAATGTAACGAAAAGACCCGGAAATAATGAATAATGAAACAATTC
This genomic interval from Apium graveolens cultivar Ventura chromosome 8, ASM990537v1, whole genome shotgun sequence contains the following:
- the LOC141680363 gene encoding uncharacterized protein LOC141680363, producing the protein MQGGCIADIGSCATGFDSASGSIRTNKFRTKGSELADRKGEKNKAMPRAPSIRCSSIDEALSLSSRARCNKGLILFLSREPRESLAPRGAKLIFLSG